A part of Neovison vison isolate M4711 chromosome 6, ASM_NN_V1, whole genome shotgun sequence genomic DNA contains:
- the MICOS13 gene encoding MICOS complex subunit MIC13: MVPRVWSLMRFLIKGSVAGGAVYLVYDQELLGPSEKSQAVLQKAEEVVPPAMYQFSQYVCEQTGLKMPQLPAPPKFNFHIRDTWNSGIITVMSALSVAPSKACEYSKEGWEYLKERTK, encoded by the exons ATGGTTCCCCGAGTGTGGTCGCTGATGAG GTTCCTCATCAAGGGCAGTGTGGCCGGGGGTGCCGTCTACCTGGTGTATGACCAGGAGTTGCTCGGGCCGAGCGAAAAGAGCCAGGCTGTCCTTCAGAAGGCTGAGGAGGTAGTGCCCCCAGCCATGTACCAGTTCAGCCAGTACGTGTGTGAGCAGACCGGTCTGAAGATGCCCCAG ctcccagcccctccAAAGTTTAACTTTCACATCCGCGACACCTGGAATTCAG GCATCATTACGGTGATGTCCGCTCTGTCCGTGGCCCCCTCCAAGGCCTGCGAGTACTCCAAGGAGGGCTGGGAATATCTGAAGGAGCGAACCAAGTAG
- the LONP1 gene encoding lon protease homolog, mitochondrial, with protein sequence MAAGTGYVRLWGAARYWALRRPLLAAARGRVPTAAGVWLPRGRRACDALPPWVLWGRGPVAAGQWRGLWEANSRGGGGSFSGGEDASEGGAEDGAAGAGGSAGGGEGPIITALTPMTIPDVFPHLPLIAVTRNPVFPRFIKIIEVKNKKLVELLRRKVRLAQPYAGVFLKRDDNNESDVVESLDEVYHTGTFVQIHEMQDLGDKLRMIVMGHRRIHIHKQLEVEPEEAEAENKQKVRRKTKRGKKEAEEELSGGPLAEVAAEAASGPLGEVLMVEVENVVHEDFQVTEEVKALTAEIVKTIRDIIALNPLYRESVLQMMQAGQRVVDNPIYLSDMGAALTGAESHELQDVLEETNIPKRLYKALSLLKKEFELSKLQQRLGREVEEKIKQTHRKYLLQEQLKIIKKELGLEKEDKDAIEEKFRERLKELVVPKHVMDVVDEELSKLALLDNHSSEFNVTRNYLDWLTSIPWGKYSDENLDLARAQAVLEEDHYGMEDVKKRILEFIAVSQLRGSTQGKILCFYGPPGVGKTSIARSIARALNREYFRFSVGGMTDVAEIKGHRRTYVGAMPGKVIQCLKKTKTENPLILIDEVDKIGRGYQGDPSSALLELLDPEQNANFLDHYLDVPVDLSKVLFICTANVTETIPEPLRDRMEMINVSGYVAQEKLAIAERYLVPQARALCGLDESKAKLSADVLTLLIKQYCRESGVRNLQKQVEKVLRKSAYKIVSGEADQVEVTPENLQDFVGKPVFTVERMYDVTPPGVVMGLAWTAMGGSTLFVETSPRRPRDKDGKGDKDGSLEVTGQLGDVMKESARIAYTFARAFLMQREPSNDYLVTSHIHLHVPEGATPKDGPSAGCTIVTALLSLAMDRSVRPNLAMTGEVSLTGKILPVGGIKEKTIAAKRAGVTCIVLPAENKKDFYDLAAFITEGLEVHFVEHYREIFTIAFPEEQPEALAVER encoded by the exons ATGGCGGCGGGCACAGGCTACGTGCGGCTGTGGGGCGCTGCGCGGTATTGGGCGCTGCGGCGGCCACTGTTGGCCGCCGCCCGGGGGCGGGTTCCGACTGCCGCTGGAGTGTGGTTGCCCAGAGGCCGGCGGGCCTGCGACGCCTTGCCTCCCTGGGTTCTGTGGGGCCGAGGCCCTGTGGCCGCGGGCCAGTGGCGGGGACTTTGGGAGGCGAACAGCCGCGGCGGCGGTGGCTCATTCTCCGGCGGCGAGGATGCCTCCGAGGGCGGTGCTGAGGATGGAGCCGCGGGCGCCGGGGGCAgcgcggggggtggggaaggcccGATCATAACGGCACTGACTCCTATGACGATTCCGGACGTATTCCCGCACCTGCCGCTCATCGCCGTCACCCGCAACCCCGTGTTTCCGCGTTTCATCAAGATTATCGAG GTTAaaaataagaagttggttgagCTGCTAAGAAGGAAAGTCCGTCTTGCCCAGCCGTATGCCGGCGTCTTTCTAAAGAGGGATGACAA CAATGAGTCTGACGTGGTCGAGAGCCTGGATGAGGTCTACCACACGGGGACGTTTGTCCAGATCCACGAGATGCAAGACCTTGGGGACAAACTGCGCATGATCGTCATGGGACACAGAAG GATTCACATCCACAAACAGCTGGAGGTAGAGCCCGAGGAGGCCGAAGCTGAAAACAAGCAGAAGGTCCGCAGGAAGACGAAGCGGGGCAAGAAGGAGGCGGAGGAGGAGCTGAGCGGCGGGCCCCTTGCGGAGGTGGCGGCGGAAGCTGCCTCGGGCCCCCTCGGTGAGGTGCTCATGGTGGAGGTGGAGAACGTTGTCCACGAGGACTTCCAGGTCACCGAGGAAGTGAAA GCCCTGACCGCCGAGATTGTGAAAACCATCCGGGACATCATTGCCTTGAACCCGCTCTACAG AGAGTCTGTGCTGCAGATGATGCAGGCGGGCCAGCGCGTGGTGGACAACCCCATCTACCTGAGCGACATGGGCGCCGCGCTGACCGGAGCCGAGTCCCACGAGCTGCAGGACGTCCTGGAGGAGACCAAC ATTCCCAAGCGGCTGTACAAGGCCCTCTCCCTCCTCAAGAAGGAGTTTGAGCTGAGCAAGCTGCAGCAGCGCCTGGGGCGCGAG GTAGAGGAGAAGATCAAGCAGACGCACCGGAAGTACCTCCTGCAGGAGCAGCTGAAGATCATCAAGAAGGAGCTGGGGCTGGAGAAGGAGGACAAGGACGCCATCGAGGAGAAGTTCCGCGAGCGGCTCAAGGAGCTCGTGGTCCCCAAGCATGTCATGGACGTGGTGGACGAGGAACTGAGCAAGCTGGCCCTGCTGGACAACCACTCCTCCGAGTTCAA CGTCACTCGTAACTACCTGGACTGGCTGACGTCCATCCCGTGGGGCAAGTATAGTGATGAGAATCTGGACTTGGCTCGGGCCCAGGCGGTGCTGGAGGAGGACCACTACGGGATGGAGGACGTCAAGAAGCGCATCCTG GAGTTCATCGCCGTCAGCCAGCTCCGAGGCTCCACCCAGGGCAAGATCCTCTGCTTCTACGGTCCGCCTGGCGTGGGCAAGACCAGCATCGCCCGCTCCATCGCCCGTGCCCTGAACCGCGAGTACTTCCGCTTCAGCGTCGGGGGTATGACGGACGTGGCCGAGATCAAAGGGCATAG GCGGACATATGTGGGTGCTATGCCAGGGAAGGTCATCCAGTGCCTGAAGAAGACCAAGACGGAGAACCCCTTGATCCTGATAGACGAG GTGGACAAGATAGGCCGGGGCTATCAGGGGGACCCGTCATCAGCGCTGCTTGAGCTGCTGGACCCCGAGCAGAACGCCAACTTCCTGGATCACTACTTGGATGTGCCCGTGGACCTGTCCAAG GTGCTGTTCATCTGCACAGCCAACGTCACCGAGACCATCCCCGAGCCGCTGAGGGACCGGATGGAAATGATCAACGTGTCAGGCTACGTGGCACAGGAGAAGCTCGCTATCGCAGAG CGATACCTGGTGCCTCAGGCACGTGCCCTGTGTGGCCTGGACGAGAGCAAGGCCAAGTTGTCGGCGGACGTGCTGACCCTGCTCATCAAGCAGTACTGCCGGGAGAGTGGCGTGCGCAACCTGCAGAAGCAGGTGGAGAAG GTGTTGCGGAAGTCCGCCTACAAGATCGTCAGCGGCGAAGCCGACCAGGTAGAGGTGACACCCGAGAACCTGCAGGACTTCGTGGGGAAGCCCGTGTTCACCGTGGAGCGCATGTACGATGTGACGCCGCCCGGCGTGGTCATGGGGCTGGCCTGGACCGCCATGG GAGGCTCAACGCTGTTTGTTGAGACGTCCCCTCGGCGGCCCCGTGACAAGGATGGTAAGGGGGACAAGGATGGAAGCCTGGAGGTGACAGGCCAGCTGGGGGACGTGATGAAGGAGAGCGCTCGCATCGCCTACACCTTCGCCAGGGCCTTCCTGATGCAGCGCGAGCCCAGCAACGATTACCTGGTGACCTCCCACATCCATCTGCATGTGCCCGAG GGTGCGACCCCCAAGGATGGCCCGAGCGCCGGCTGCACCATCGTCACGGCCCTGCTATCCCTGGCCATGGACCGGTCTGTGCGGCCAAACCTGGCCATGACAGGTGAGGTGTCCCTCACTGGGAAGATCCTGCCAGTGGGCGGCATCAAGGAGAAGACCATTGCG GCAAAGCGAGCTGGGGTGACGTGCATCGTCCTGCCGGCGGAGAACAAGAAGGACTTCTACGACCTGGCTGCCTTCATCACGGAGGGCCTGGAGGTGCACTTCGTGGAGCACTACCGAGAGATCTTCACCATCGCCTTCCCTGAGGAGCAGCCGGAGGCCTTGGCCGTGGAGCGGTGA
- the RPL36 gene encoding 60S ribosomal protein L36, with product MALRYPMAVGLNKGHKVTKNVSKPRHSRRRGRLTKHTKFVRDMIREVCGFAPYERRAMELLKVSKDKRALKFIKKRVGTHIRAKRKREELSNVLAAMRKAAAKKD from the exons ATGGCTCTGCGCTACCCTATGGCCGTGGGCCTCAACAAGGGCCACAAAGTGACCAAGAACGTGAGCAAGCCAAGGCACAGCCGCCGCCGCGGG CGCCTCACCAAGCACACCAAGTTCGTGCGGGACATGATCCGAGAGGTGTGCGGCTTCGCCCCGTACGAGCGGCGGGCCATGGAGCTGCTCAAGGTGTCCAAGGACAAGCGCGCCCTCAAGTTCATCAAGAAAAGG GTGGGGACGCACATCCGCGCCAAGAGGAAGCGAGAGGAGCTGAGCAACGTCCTCGCCGCCATGAGGAAAGCGGCGGCCAAGAAGGACTGA
- the HSD11B1L gene encoding hydroxysteroid 11-beta-dehydrogenase 1-like protein isoform X2, which translates to MEERGQGREHLHQTRASLGEWGWLWARSLPAVLSPAAEPTDPGWAMKVLLLTGLGALFFSYYWDDNFDPASLQGARVLLTGASAGVGEELAYHYARLGSHLVLTAHTEALLQKVVGNCRKLGAPKVFFIAADMASPEVPERVVQFALDKLGGLDYLVLNHLGATPAGTRSRSVQATRWLLQVNFLSYVQLTSLALPSLTDSKGSLVVVSSLLGPVPTSFSSPYSAAKFALDGFFGSLRRELDVQDVNVAITMCVLGLRDRASTAEGVRGVSRAKAAPGPKAALAVIRGGATRAPGVFYPWRFHLLCLLRGWLPHPRAWFIRQELNVSAAAAA; encoded by the exons ATggaggagagagggcagggccGGGAGCATCTTCATCAAACAAGGGCCTCGTTGGGGGAATGGGGATGGCTGTGGGCCAGGTCCCTGCCCGCCGTCCTCTCTCCCGCTGCAGAACCTACAGACCCAGGGTGGGCCATGAAGGTTCTGCTTCTCACCGGGCTGGGGGCCCTGTTCTTCTCCTACTACTGGGATGACAACTTCGACCCTG CTAGCCTCCAGGGAGCCCGAGTGCTGCTGACCGGGGCCAGCGCCGGCGTTGGGGAGGAGCTGGCGTATCACTACGCCCGCCTGGGCTCCCACCTGGTGCTCACAGCCCACACCGAGGCCCTCCTGCAGAAG GTGGTGGGGAACTGCCGGAAGCTGGGCGCTCCCAAGGTCTTCTTCATCGCTGCGGACATGGCCTCCCCGGAGGTGCCCGAGCGCGTGGTGCAGTTTGCGCTGGACAAGCTGG GAGGGCTGGACTACCTCGTGCTGAACCACCTCGGCGCCACCCCGGCAGGCACGCGGTCTCGGAGCGTCCAGGCGACCCGCTGGCTCCTGCAG GTGAACTTCCTGAGTTACGTGCAGCTGACTTCGTTGGCGCTGCCCAGCCTGACGGACAGCAAAGGCTCTCTGGTGGTCGTGTCCTCGCTGCTCG GCCCTGTGCCCACATCCTTCTCCAGCCCGTACTCGGCGGCCAAGTTCGCGCTGGACGGCTTCTTCGGCTCTCTCCGGCGGGAGCTGGACGTGCAGGACGTGAACGTGGCCATCACCATGTGCGTCCTGGGCCTCCGGGATCGCGCCTCGACCGCCGAGGGAGTCAG GGGCGTCTCGAGGGCCAAGGCGGCCCCAGGGCCCAAGGCAGCCCTGGCGGTGATCCGCGGTGGCGCCACCCGCGCCCCGGGCGTCTTCTACCCCTGGCGCTTCCACCTGCTCTGTCTGCTGCGGGGATGGCTGCCGCACCCGAGGGCCTGGTTCATCCGCCAGGAGCTCAATGTCTCGGCTGCCGCTGCTGCCTGA
- the HSD11B1L gene encoding hydroxysteroid 11-beta-dehydrogenase 1-like protein isoform X3, with translation MKVLLLTGLGALFFSYYWDDNFDPASLQGARVLLTGASAGVGEELAYHYARLGSHLVLTAHTEALLQKLCTPPPGGGELPEAGRSQGLLHRCGHGLPGGARARGAVCAGQAGRAGLPRAEPPRRHPGRHAVSERPGDPLAPAGELPELRAADFVGAAQPDGQQRLSGGRVLAARPCAHILLQPVLGGQVRAGRLLRLSPAGAGRAGRERGHHHVRPGPPGSRLDRRGSQGRLEGQGGPRAQGSPGGDPRWRHPRPGRLLPLALPPALSAAGMAAAPEGLVHPPGAQCLGCRCCLSSRGWPSSFQRGTLHPSALER, from the exons ATGAAGGTTCTGCTTCTCACCGGGCTGGGGGCCCTGTTCTTCTCCTACTACTGGGATGACAACTTCGACCCTG CTAGCCTCCAGGGAGCCCGAGTGCTGCTGACCGGGGCCAGCGCCGGCGTTGGGGAGGAGCTGGCGTATCACTACGCCCGCCTGGGCTCCCACCTGGTGCTCACAGCCCACACCGAGGCCCTCCTGCAGAAG CTCTGCACCCCCCCGCCAGGTGGTGGGGAACTGCCGGAAGCTGGGCGCTCCCAAGGTCTTCTTCATCGCTGCGGACATGGCCTCCCCGGAGGTGCCCGAGCGCGTGGTGCAGTTTGCGCTGGACAAGCTGG GAGGGCTGGACTACCTCGTGCTGAACCACCTCGGCGCCACCCCGGCAGGCACGCGGTCTCGGAGCGTCCAGGCGACCCGCTGGCTCCTGCAG GTGAACTTCCTGAGTTACGTGCAGCTGACTTCGTTGGCGCTGCCCAGCCTGACGGACAGCAAAGGCTCTCTGGTGGTCGTGTCCTCGCTGCTCG GCCCTGTGCCCACATCCTTCTCCAGCCCGTACTCGGCGGCCAAGTTCGCGCTGGACGGCTTCTTCGGCTCTCTCCGGCGGGAGCTGGACGTGCAGGACGTGAACGTGGCCATCACCATGTGCGTCCTGGGCCTCCGGGATCGCGCCTCGACCGCCGAGGGAGTCAG GGGCGTCTCGAGGGCCAAGGCGGCCCCAGGGCCCAAGGCAGCCCTGGCGGTGATCCGCGGTGGCGCCACCCGCGCCCCGGGCGTCTTCTACCCCTGGCGCTTCCACCTGCTCTGTCTGCTGCGGGGATGGCTGCCGCACCCGAGGGCCTGGTTCATCCGCCAGGAGCTCAATGTCTCGGCTGCCGCTGCTGCCTGAGCTCCCGGGGGTGGCCCTCATCCTTCCAGAGGGGAACCCTCCATCCATCCGCCCTGGAGCGGTGA
- the HSD11B1L gene encoding hydroxysteroid 11-beta-dehydrogenase 1-like protein isoform X1, protein MEERGQGREHLHQTRASLGEWGWLWARSLPAVLSPAAEPTDPGWAMKVLLLTGLGALFFSYYWDDNFDPASLQGARVLLTGASAGVGEELAYHYARLGSHLVLTAHTEALLQKLCTPPPGGGELPEAGRSQGLLHRCGHGLPGGARARGAVCAGQAGRAGLPRAEPPRRHPGRHAVSERPGDPLAPAGELPELRAADFVGAAQPDGQQRLSGGRVLAARPCAHILLQPVLGGQVRAGRLLRLSPAGAGRAGRERGHHHVRPGPPGSRLDRRGSQGRLEGQGGPRAQGSPGGDPRWRHPRPGRLLPLALPPALSAAGMAAAPEGLVHPPGAQCLGCRCCLSSRGWPSSFQRGTLHPSALER, encoded by the exons ATggaggagagagggcagggccGGGAGCATCTTCATCAAACAAGGGCCTCGTTGGGGGAATGGGGATGGCTGTGGGCCAGGTCCCTGCCCGCCGTCCTCTCTCCCGCTGCAGAACCTACAGACCCAGGGTGGGCCATGAAGGTTCTGCTTCTCACCGGGCTGGGGGCCCTGTTCTTCTCCTACTACTGGGATGACAACTTCGACCCTG CTAGCCTCCAGGGAGCCCGAGTGCTGCTGACCGGGGCCAGCGCCGGCGTTGGGGAGGAGCTGGCGTATCACTACGCCCGCCTGGGCTCCCACCTGGTGCTCACAGCCCACACCGAGGCCCTCCTGCAGAAG CTCTGCACCCCCCCGCCAGGTGGTGGGGAACTGCCGGAAGCTGGGCGCTCCCAAGGTCTTCTTCATCGCTGCGGACATGGCCTCCCCGGAGGTGCCCGAGCGCGTGGTGCAGTTTGCGCTGGACAAGCTGG GAGGGCTGGACTACCTCGTGCTGAACCACCTCGGCGCCACCCCGGCAGGCACGCGGTCTCGGAGCGTCCAGGCGACCCGCTGGCTCCTGCAG GTGAACTTCCTGAGTTACGTGCAGCTGACTTCGTTGGCGCTGCCCAGCCTGACGGACAGCAAAGGCTCTCTGGTGGTCGTGTCCTCGCTGCTCG GCCCTGTGCCCACATCCTTCTCCAGCCCGTACTCGGCGGCCAAGTTCGCGCTGGACGGCTTCTTCGGCTCTCTCCGGCGGGAGCTGGACGTGCAGGACGTGAACGTGGCCATCACCATGTGCGTCCTGGGCCTCCGGGATCGCGCCTCGACCGCCGAGGGAGTCAG GGGCGTCTCGAGGGCCAAGGCGGCCCCAGGGCCCAAGGCAGCCCTGGCGGTGATCCGCGGTGGCGCCACCCGCGCCCCGGGCGTCTTCTACCCCTGGCGCTTCCACCTGCTCTGTCTGCTGCGGGGATGGCTGCCGCACCCGAGGGCCTGGTTCATCCGCCAGGAGCTCAATGTCTCGGCTGCCGCTGCTGCCTGAGCTCCCGGGGGTGGCCCTCATCCTTCCAGAGGGGAACCCTCCATCCATCCGCCCTGGAGCGGTGA